A region from the Aliarcobacter thereius LMG 24486 genome encodes:
- a CDS encoding methyl-accepting chemotaxis protein, with product MLKNLNTKTKLFLFPAIFVITIIATIIIYSLSITYVQERIKVSSQTTQLIDNLLKARIAVYQFMLNPTKDEKENVDKKWETMIKDTLLLKDLFASSENKELCDLTISYIKDYVKSLDALAEHSFSTNKDETRLQYESTMKSIVKLVTSIEKNYDDMNKRNAELRDNSIHSLTMNLLLVGSLSMVLFILFSIFLSNSITKSLNNFKSGLLSFFNFLNRKSDDVVALDDSSKDEFGEMAKLINDNIDIVQDTLEKDHELIDEAKAVMIRVRNGWYSQTIDKTTPNRSLNEFKDELNSMISNTKERFEHINDILSAYSNYDYRPILELGKDDEEGGVLEKMITGINTLQNAIVSMLKDSLKRGVSLEESSKTLIENVNSLNQSSNEAAASLEETAAALEEITSTVISNSNNVIQMSGYSNEVSNSAKKGQEMARNTANAMDEITNQVNNINEAISVIDNIAFQTNILSLNAAVEAATAGEAGKGFAVVAGEVRNLANRSAEAAREIKDIVGIANSKAQEGKNISDLMIKDYEGLLSNIAKSLEMINEISNASKEQQSGISQINDAVTMLDQKTQQNAVIASKTQSIANQTDGISKNIVEDVIAKRFIGKDDILVKSRKQSSKEDKLVSKEEVIKNEKPTKILEIKEQKSDDEWESF from the coding sequence ATGTTAAAGAATTTAAATACAAAAACAAAATTATTTTTATTTCCTGCAATATTTGTTATTACAATTATAGCAACAATTATAATATATAGCTTATCAATAACTTATGTACAAGAGAGAATTAAAGTATCTTCTCAAACAACACAATTAATAGATAATTTACTTAAAGCGAGAATTGCTGTTTATCAATTTATGTTAAATCCTACAAAAGATGAAAAAGAAAATGTAGATAAAAAATGGGAAACTATGATAAAAGATACTCTATTATTAAAAGATTTATTTGCATCAAGTGAGAATAAAGAGCTTTGCGATCTTACAATCTCTTATATAAAAGATTATGTAAAAAGCCTTGATGCTTTAGCAGAACACTCTTTTAGTACAAATAAAGATGAAACTAGATTACAATATGAATCTACTATGAAATCTATTGTAAAACTAGTAACTAGTATAGAAAAAAACTATGATGATATGAATAAAAGAAATGCTGAATTAAGAGATAATTCAATTCATTCATTAACAATGAACTTACTTCTTGTAGGTTCTTTATCGATGGTACTATTCATATTATTCTCTATTTTCTTATCAAACTCAATTACAAAATCATTAAATAACTTTAAATCAGGACTTTTAAGTTTCTTTAATTTCTTAAATAGAAAATCAGATGATGTTGTAGCATTAGATGATTCAAGCAAAGATGAATTTGGGGAGATGGCAAAACTTATTAATGATAATATTGATATTGTTCAAGATACTTTAGAAAAAGATCATGAATTAATTGATGAAGCAAAAGCTGTTATGATAAGAGTTAGAAATGGTTGGTATTCTCAAACAATCGACAAAACAACTCCAAATAGATCTTTAAATGAATTTAAAGATGAATTAAACTCAATGATAAGTAATACAAAAGAGAGATTTGAACATATAAATGATATTTTAAGTGCTTACTCAAATTATGATTATAGACCAATTTTAGAACTTGGAAAAGATGATGAAGAAGGTGGAGTTCTTGAGAAGATGATTACAGGAATAAATACTCTTCAAAATGCGATAGTTTCTATGTTAAAAGATAGTTTAAAAAGAGGAGTTAGTCTTGAAGAGTCTTCAAAAACATTGATTGAAAATGTAAATAGTTTAAATCAAAGTTCAAATGAAGCAGCAGCATCTTTAGAAGAAACAGCAGCAGCTCTTGAAGAGATTACAAGCACAGTTATTAGTAATTCAAATAATGTTATTCAAATGTCTGGTTACTCAAATGAAGTTAGTAATTCTGCTAAAAAAGGTCAAGAGATGGCAAGAAATACAGCAAATGCTATGGATGAAATTACAAATCAAGTAAACAATATAAATGAAGCAATAAGTGTAATAGATAATATTGCATTTCAAACAAATATCTTAAGTTTAAATGCAGCAGTTGAAGCAGCAACAGCAGGAGAAGCTGGAAAAGGTTTTGCAGTTGTTGCTGGTGAAGTAAGAAATCTTGCAAATAGAAGTGCAGAAGCTGCAAGAGAGATTAAAGATATTGTTGGAATAGCAAATTCAAAAGCTCAAGAAGGAAAAAATATTTCAGATCTGATGATAAAAGATTATGAAGGACTTTTAAGTAATATTGCAAAATCTTTAGAGATGATAAATGAGATATCAAATGCTTCAAAAGAGCAACAAAGTGGTATTTCTCAAATAAATGATGCTGTTACAATGCTTGATCAGAAAACACAACAAAATGCTGTAATTGCTTCAAAAACACAAAGTATTGCAAATCAAACAGATGGAATTTCTAAAAATATTGTAGAAGATGTTATTGCAAAAAGATTTATTGGAAAAGATGATATTCTTGTAAAAAGCAGAAAGCAGTCATCAAAAGAAGATAAGCTTGTAAGTAAAGAAGAAGTAATAAAAAATGAAAAGCCTACGAAAATTCTTGAAATAAAAGAACAAAAATCAGATGATGAGTGGGAAAGCTTTTAA